A region of Arabidopsis thaliana chromosome 5, partial sequence DNA encodes the following proteins:
- a CDS encoding alpha/beta-Hydrolases superfamily protein: protein MMWLCVIVILQDMGQKRWFFLLAIFVCLVSSSCGRVLKFKSDDGRPVYNHTLAITLVEYTSAVYMSDLSELFTWTCERCNGLTKGFEVIEIIVDVEHCLQAYVGVAKDLNAIIIAFRGTQEHSIQNWVSDLFWKQLDLNYPDMPDAMVHHGFYSAYHNTTVRPAVLDAVKRAKESYGANLNIMVTGHSMGGAMASFCALDLVVNEGEENVQVMTFGQPRVGNAAFASYFNLLVPNTFRIIHDRDIVPHLPPYYHLFPQKTYHHFPTEVWLTELSILNIVIRGVEKVCDNTGEDPTCSRSVMGNSISDHLTYFGVELMGETWRQCNIVMGHEMESYSRKDSKGNIFLSRTVPSTEVIKTKSISKTGISSL, encoded by the exons ATGATGTGGTTGTGTGTTATTGTCATTTTGCAGGATATGGGACAAAAGAGATGGTTCTTCTTGTTGgcaatttttgtttgtcttgttTCATCTTCATGTGGTAGAG TTCTCAAGTTTAAGAGCGATGATGGTCGACCTGTGTACAATCATACGCTTGCCATCACACTTGTGGAGTATACTTCTGCG GTCTATATGTCTGATTTGTCAGAACTCTTCACTTGGACATGCGAAAGATGCAATGGTTTGACAAAG GGTTTTGAGGTAATAGAGATAATAGTTGACGTTGAGCACTGCTTACAG GCATATGTTGGGGTGGCTAAGGATTTGAATGCTATCATTATTGCATTTCGGGGAACTCAAGAACACAG CATACAAAATTGGGTCTCAGACTTGTTCTGGAAACAGCTCGATCTAAATTACCCTGATATGCCAGATGCAATG GTGCACCATGGCTTTTATAGTGCTTATCACAATACAACTGTACGGCCTGCAGTTTTGGATGCAGTAAAACGAGCAAAGGAATCCTATGGGGCCAACCTCAACATCATGGTGACTGGTCATTCAATGGGAGGAGCCATGGCTTCCTTTTGTGCGCTAGACCTAGTT GTtaatgaaggagaagaaaacgTACAAGTTATGACATTTGGGCAACCTCGTGTTGGGAATGCTGCTTTTGCATCTTATTTCAATTTGCTTGTGCCTAATACCTTCCGGATCATACATGACCGTGACATAGTTCCTCATCTGCCTCCTTACTATCATCTTTTCCCTCAAAAAACATATCACCACTTCCCCACAGAG GTGTGGTTGACAGAACTAAGTATTTTGAATATTGTTATCCGTGGTGTGGAAAAAGTTTGTGACAACACCGGTGAAGATCCTACATGCAGCAG ATCGGTAATGGGAAATAGCATATCTGACCATTTAACGTACTTTGGAGTGGAGTTGATGGGTGAGACTTGGAGGCAATGTAACATAGTGATGGGCCATGAGATGGAGAGTTACAGTAGGAAAGATTCAAAGGGTAACATATTCCTTTCGCGGACAGTTCCTTCCACGGAggtaatcaaaacaaaaagtatatcCAAAACCGGAATCTCAAGTCTATAG
- a CDS encoding alpha/beta-Hydrolases superfamily protein (alpha/beta-Hydrolases superfamily protein; FUNCTIONS IN: triglyceride lipase activity; INVOLVED IN: lipid metabolic process; LOCATED IN: endomembrane system; EXPRESSED IN: 24 plant structures; EXPRESSED DURING: 14 growth stages; CONTAINS InterPro DOMAIN/s: Lipase, class 3 (InterPro:IPR002921); BEST Arabidopsis thaliana protein match is: alpha/beta-Hydrolases superfamily protein (TAIR:AT5G18630.2); Has 1807 Blast hits to 1807 proteins in 277 species: Archae - 0; Bacteria - 0; Metazoa - 736; Fungi - 347; Plants - 385; Viruses - 0; Other Eukaryotes - 339 (source: NCBI BLink).) → MGQKRWFFLLAIFVCLVSSSCGRVLKFKSDDGRPVYNHTLAITLVEYTSAVYMSDLSELFTWTCERCNGLTKGFEVIEIIVDVEHCLQAYVGVAKDLNAIIIAFRGTQEHSIQNWVSDLFWKQLDLNYPDMPDAMVHHGFYSAYHNTTVRPAVLDAVKRAKESYGANLNIMVTGHSMGGAMASFCALDLVVNEGEENVQVMTFGQPRVGNAAFASYFNLLVPNTFRIIHDRDIVPHLPPYYHLFPQKTYHHFPTEVWLTELSILNIVIRGVEKVCDNTGEDPTCSRSVMGNSISDHLTYFGVELMGETWRQCNIVMGHEMESYSRKDSKGNIFLSRTVPSTEVIKTKSISKTGISSL, encoded by the exons ATGGGACAAAAGAGATGGTTCTTCTTGTTGgcaatttttgtttgtcttgttTCATCTTCATGTGGTAGAG TTCTCAAGTTTAAGAGCGATGATGGTCGACCTGTGTACAATCATACGCTTGCCATCACACTTGTGGAGTATACTTCTGCG GTCTATATGTCTGATTTGTCAGAACTCTTCACTTGGACATGCGAAAGATGCAATGGTTTGACAAAG GGTTTTGAGGTAATAGAGATAATAGTTGACGTTGAGCACTGCTTACAG GCATATGTTGGGGTGGCTAAGGATTTGAATGCTATCATTATTGCATTTCGGGGAACTCAAGAACACAG CATACAAAATTGGGTCTCAGACTTGTTCTGGAAACAGCTCGATCTAAATTACCCTGATATGCCAGATGCAATG GTGCACCATGGCTTTTATAGTGCTTATCACAATACAACTGTACGGCCTGCAGTTTTGGATGCAGTAAAACGAGCAAAGGAATCCTATGGGGCCAACCTCAACATCATGGTGACTGGTCATTCAATGGGAGGAGCCATGGCTTCCTTTTGTGCGCTAGACCTAGTT GTtaatgaaggagaagaaaacgTACAAGTTATGACATTTGGGCAACCTCGTGTTGGGAATGCTGCTTTTGCATCTTATTTCAATTTGCTTGTGCCTAATACCTTCCGGATCATACATGACCGTGACATAGTTCCTCATCTGCCTCCTTACTATCATCTTTTCCCTCAAAAAACATATCACCACTTCCCCACAGAG GTGTGGTTGACAGAACTAAGTATTTTGAATATTGTTATCCGTGGTGTGGAAAAAGTTTGTGACAACACCGGTGAAGATCCTACATGCAGCAG ATCGGTAATGGGAAATAGCATATCTGACCATTTAACGTACTTTGGAGTGGAGTTGATGGGTGAGACTTGGAGGCAATGTAACATAGTGATGGGCCATGAGATGGAGAGTTACAGTAGGAAAGATTCAAAGGGTAACATATTCCTTTCGCGGACAGTTCCTTCCACGGAggtaatcaaaacaaaaagtatatcCAAAACCGGAATCTCAAGTCTATAG
- a CDS encoding alpha/beta-Hydrolases superfamily protein, whose translation MGQKRWFFLLAIFVCLVSSSCGRVLKFKSDDGRPVYNHTLAITLVEYTSAVYMSDLSELFTWTCERCNGLTKGFEVIEIIVDVEHCLQAYVGVAKDLNAIIIAFRGTQEHSIQNWVSDLFWKQLDLNYPDMPDAMVHHGFYSAYHNTTVRPAVLDAVKRAKESYGANLNIMVTGHSMGGAMASFCALDLVVNEGEENVQVMTFGQPRVGNAAFASYFNLLVPNTFRIIHDRDIVPHLPPYYHLFPQKTYHHFPTEVWLTELSILNIVIRGVEKVCDNTGEDPTCSR comes from the exons ATGGGACAAAAGAGATGGTTCTTCTTGTTGgcaatttttgtttgtcttgttTCATCTTCATGTGGTAGAG TTCTCAAGTTTAAGAGCGATGATGGTCGACCTGTGTACAATCATACGCTTGCCATCACACTTGTGGAGTATACTTCTGCG GTCTATATGTCTGATTTGTCAGAACTCTTCACTTGGACATGCGAAAGATGCAATGGTTTGACAAAG GGTTTTGAGGTAATAGAGATAATAGTTGACGTTGAGCACTGCTTACAG GCATATGTTGGGGTGGCTAAGGATTTGAATGCTATCATTATTGCATTTCGGGGAACTCAAGAACACAG CATACAAAATTGGGTCTCAGACTTGTTCTGGAAACAGCTCGATCTAAATTACCCTGATATGCCAGATGCAATG GTGCACCATGGCTTTTATAGTGCTTATCACAATACAACTGTACGGCCTGCAGTTTTGGATGCAGTAAAACGAGCAAAGGAATCCTATGGGGCCAACCTCAACATCATGGTGACTGGTCATTCAATGGGAGGAGCCATGGCTTCCTTTTGTGCGCTAGACCTAGTT GTtaatgaaggagaagaaaacgTACAAGTTATGACATTTGGGCAACCTCGTGTTGGGAATGCTGCTTTTGCATCTTATTTCAATTTGCTTGTGCCTAATACCTTCCGGATCATACATGACCGTGACATAGTTCCTCATCTGCCTCCTTACTATCATCTTTTCCCTCAAAAAACATATCACCACTTCCCCACAGAG GTGTGGTTGACAGAACTAAGTATTTTGAATATTGTTATCCGTGGTGTGGAAAAAGTTTGTGACAACACCGGTGAAGATCCTACATGCAGCAGGTAA
- a CDS encoding CHY-type/CTCHY-type/RING-type Zinc finger protein (CHY-type/CTCHY-type/RING-type Zinc finger protein; FUNCTIONS IN: zinc ion binding; EXPRESSED IN: 24 plant structures; EXPRESSED DURING: 15 growth stages; CONTAINS InterPro DOMAIN/s: Zinc finger, CTCHY-type (InterPro:IPR017921), Zinc finger, CHY-type (InterPro:IPR008913), Zinc finger, RING-type (InterPro:IPR001841), Zinc finger, C3HC4 RING-type (InterPro:IPR018957); BEST Arabidopsis thaliana protein match is: zinc finger (C3HC4-type RING finger) family protein (TAIR:AT3G62970.1); Has 1807 Blast hits to 1807 proteins in 277 species: Archae - 0; Bacteria - 0; Metazoa - 736; Fungi - 347; Plants - 385; Viruses - 0; Other Eukaryotes - 339 (source: NCBI BLink).) has translation MEASPNDRLHFGKMGFGCKHYKRRCQIRAPCCNEVFDCRHCHNESTSTLRNIYDRHDLVRQDVKQVICSVCDTEQPAAQVCSNCGVNMGEYFCSICIFYDDDTEKQQFHCDDCGICRVGGRENFFHCKKCGSCYAVGLRNNHRCVENSMRHHCPICYEYLFDSLKDTNVMKCGHTMHVECYNEMIKRDKFCCPICSRSVIDMSKTWQRLDEEIEATAMPSDYRDKKVWILCNDCNDTTEVHFHIIGQKCGHCRSYNTRAIAPPVLPQ, from the exons ATGGAAGCTTCACCCAATGATCGACTTCATTTTGGCAAAATGGGTTTCgg GTGTAAGCATTACAAGAGGAGATGCCAAATCAGAGCTCCATGTTGCAACGAAGTCTTCGATTGTCGCCATTGTCACAACGAGAGCACT AGCACATTGCGCAATATCTACGACCGTCACGATCTTGTTCGTCAAGACGTTAAACAA gTGATTTGTTCTGTTTGCGATACAGAGCAGCCG GCAGCTCAAGTTTGTTCGAATTGTGGTGTCAACATGGGAGAATATTTTTGCAGCATCTGCATATtctatgatgatgat ACTGAAAAACAACAGTTTCATTGCGATGACTGTGGAATTTGCAG AGTTGGTGGGCGTGAGAATTTCTTCCATTGCAAGAAGTGTG GATCTTGTTATGCGGTTGGTCTGCGCAACAACCATCGCTGCGTTGAGAATTCAATGCGTCATCACTGTCCCATTTGTTACGAG TACCTTTTTGACTCTCTAAAGGACACAAATGTGATGAAATGCGGGCACACAATGCACGTAGAATGCTACAACGAGATGATCAAACGTGACAA GTTTTGTTGTCCAATTTGCTCGAGGTCAGTGATTGATATGTCTAAAACATGGCAGAGACTCGATGAAGAG ATCGAAGCCACTGCTATGCCTTCAGATTACCGTGACAAGAAG GTTTGGATACTTTGCAACGATTGTAACGACACAACAGAAGTGCACTTCCACATAATCGGACAGAAATGTGGACATTGCAGATCATACAACACACGAGCGATTGCGCCTCCTGTTCTTCCTCAATGA
- the PCB2 gene encoding NAD(P)-binding Rossmann-fold superfamily protein (PALE-GREEN AND CHLOROPHYLL B REDUCED 2 (PCB2); FUNCTIONS IN: 3,8-divinyl protochlorophyllide a 8-vinyl reductase activity; INVOLVED IN: chlorophyll biosynthetic process; LOCATED IN: chloroplast, membrane, chloroplast envelope; EXPRESSED IN: 21 plant structures; EXPRESSED DURING: 13 growth stages; CONTAINS InterPro DOMAIN/s: NAD(P)-binding domain (InterPro:IPR016040), NmrA-like (InterPro:IPR008030); BEST Arabidopsis thaliana protein match is: NAD(P)-binding Rossmann-fold superfamily protein (TAIR:AT3G18890.1); Has 1807 Blast hits to 1807 proteins in 277 species: Archae - 0; Bacteria - 0; Metazoa - 736; Fungi - 347; Plants - 385; Viruses - 0; Other Eukaryotes - 339 (source: NCBI BLink).): protein MSLCSSFNVFASYSPKPKTIFKDSKFISQFQVKSSPLASTFHTNESSTSLKYKRARLKPISSLDSGISEIATSPSFRNKSPKDINVLVVGSTGYIGRFVVKEMIKRGFNVIAVAREKSGIRGKNDKEETLKQLQGANVCFSDVTELDVLEKSIENLGFGVDVVVSCLASRNGGIKDSWKIDYEATKNSLVAGKKFGAKHFVLLSAICVQKPLLEFQRAKLKFEAELMDLAEQQDSSFTYSIVRPTAFFKSLGGQVEIVKDGKPYVMFGDGKLCACKPISEQDLAAFIADCVLEENKINQVLPIGGPGKALTPLEQGEILFKILGREPKFLKVPIEIMDFVIGVLDSIAKIFPSVGEAAEFGKIGRYYAAESMLILDPETGEYSEEKTPSYGKDTLEDFFAKVIREGMAGQELGEQFF, encoded by the coding sequence atGTCACTTTGCTCTTCCTTCAACGTATTCGCTTCCTACTcaccaaaacccaaaaccatctTCAAAGATTCCAAATTCATTTCACAATTTCAGGTAAAGTCGTCTCCTTTAGCTTCAACATTCCACACAAATGAATCCTCAACGAGTCTTAAGTATAAGAGAGCGAGACTCAAACCAATTTCATCTCTAGACTCGGGAATTTCAGAAATCGCTACATCACCTTCATTCAGGAACAAAAGCCCTAAAGATATAAACGTTTTAGTGGTTGGTTCAACTGGGTACATAGGTAGATTTGTAGTGAAAGAGATGATCAAAAGAGGGTTCAATGTGATTGCTGTTGCGAGAGAGAAGAGTGGGATTAGAGGCAAAAACGACAAGGAAGAGACTTTGAAGCAATTACAAGGCGCCAATGTGTGTTTCTCTGATGTTACTGAGTTAGATGTTCTTGAGAAATCTATTGAGAATCTAGGATTTggtgttgatgttgttgtttcctGTCTCGCTAGTCGTAATGGAGGGATTAAAGATTCGTGGAAGATTGATTATGAAGCTACCAAAAACAGTCTTGTAGCTGGGAAGAAGTTTGGTGCTAagcattttgttttgctctctGCGATTTGTGTGCAGAAGCCTTTACTGGAGTTTCAGAGAGCGAAACTGAAGTTCGAAGCAGAGTTGATGGATTTGGCTGAGCAACAAGACTCTAGCTTTACATACAGCATTGTGAGACCAACGGCTTTTTTCAAGAGCTTAGGTGGTCAAGTTGAGATTGTGAAAGATGGGAAACCTTACGTGATGTTTGGAGATGGTAAGCTATGCGCTTGTAAACCGATCAGCGAACAAGATTTAGCAGCGTTTATAGCGGATTGCGTGTTGGAAGAGAACAAGATCAATCAAGTTTTGCCAATTGGTGGACCAGGCAAGGCATTAACGCCATTAGAGCAAGGAGAGATTCTGTTTAAGATTCTTGGGAGAGAGCCTAAGTTCTTGAAAGTACCTATCGAGATTATGGATTTTGTGATTGGTGTTCTCGATTCTATTGCAAAGATCTTTCCTTCGGTTGGAGAGGCTGCCGAATTTGGGAAGATTGGAAGGTATTACGCCGCAGAGAGTATGTTGATTCTTGATCCAGAGACTGGAGAGTATAGCGAGGAGAAGACACCGAGTTACGGGAAAGACACGCTTGAGGATTTCTTTGCGAAAGTGATCAGAGAAGGCATGGCGGGTCAAGAACTCGGTGAACAGTTCTTCTAg
- a CDS encoding uncharacterized protein (unknown protein; Has 30201 Blast hits to 17322 proteins in 780 species: Archae - 12; Bacteria - 1396; Metazoa - 17338; Fungi - 3422; Plants - 5037; Viruses - 0; Other Eukaryotes - 2996 (source: NCBI BLink).) gives MGGMCMSACGGGDDEGSSLLTHLVIIVVICLSIMAVCTSNERRTSVRYVRCR, from the coding sequence atgggtGGGATGTGTATGTCTGcttgtggtggtggtgacgaTGAAGGTTCGAGTTTACTAACACATCTTGTCATAATTGTTGTCATTTGTCTCTCCATCATGGCCGTTTGTACCTCCAACGAACGCCGTACATCTGTTCGTTACGTCCGGTGCCGTTGA
- the BMY3 gene encoding beta-amylase 3 (beta-amylase 3 (BMY3); FUNCTIONS IN: cation binding, beta-amylase activity, catalytic activity; INVOLVED IN: cellulose biosynthetic process, carbohydrate metabolic process, polysaccharide catabolic process; EXPRESSED IN: 23 plant structures; EXPRESSED DURING: 13 growth stages; CONTAINS InterPro DOMAIN/s: Glycoside hydrolase, family 14 (InterPro:IPR001554), Glycoside hydrolase, catalytic core (InterPro:IPR017853), Glycoside hydrolase, subgroup, catalytic core (InterPro:IPR013781); BEST Arabidopsis thaliana protein match is: chloroplast beta-amylase (TAIR:AT4G17090.1); Has 1807 Blast hits to 1807 proteins in 277 species: Archae - 0; Bacteria - 0; Metazoa - 736; Fungi - 347; Plants - 385; Viruses - 0; Other Eukaryotes - 339 (source: NCBI BLink).): MEVSVIGNPQARICRAELAYRELGFRFGSDVISGESRNRVSFCNQSSKWKEIAIRCSSRSVKCEAIVSDDASPFLKSTPKSKSLESVKLFVGLPLDTVSDCNNVNHLKAITAGLKALKLLGVEGIELPIFWGVVEKEAAGKYEWSGYLAVAEIVKKVGLKLHASLSFHGSKQTEIGLPDWVAKIGDAEPGIYFTDRYGQQYKDCLSFAVDDVPVLDGKTPMEVYRGFCESFKSAFADYMGNTITGITLGLGPDGELKYPSHQHNAKLSGAGEFQCYDKHMLSALKGYAESTGNPLWGLGGPHDAPAYDQQPNSSSFFSDGGSWESQYGDFFLSWYSSLLTSHADRVLSVASSAFSGIGVPLCGKLPLLHQWHKLRSHPSELTAGFYSSNGQDRYEAIAEIFAKNSCRMIIPGMDLSDEHQSPESLSSPESLLGHIKTSCKKQGVVVSGQNSSTPVPGGFERIVENLKDENVGIDLFTYQRMGALFFSPEHFHAFTVFVRNLSQFELSSDDQASEAEVEAETASIGSGTGAPSLQTA, translated from the exons ATGGAAGTTTCAGTGATTGGAAATCCTCAAGCGAGGATCTGCAGAGCAGAATTAGCTTACAGAGAGCTTGGATTTAGATTTGGCTCTGATGTAATCTCCGGTGAATCGAGAAATAGGGTTAGTTTCTGCAACCAAAGCTCTAAATGGAAAGAGATCGCGATACGTTGCTCTTCGAGATCTGTCAAATGTGAAGCCATCGTCTCCGATGACGCTTCTCCGTTTCTCAAATCCACTCCAAAATCTAAATCG CTCGAGAgtgtaaaattatttgttggGCTTCCGTTAGACACAGTTTCAGACTGCAACAATGTGAATCACTTGAAAGCTATTACAGCTGGGCTTAAAGCTTTGAAGCTACTTGGTGTAGAAGGTATTGAGTTACCTATCTTTTGGGGAGTTGTTGAGAAAGAAGCTGCTGGGAAATATGAATGGTCTGGGTACTTGGCAGTAGCTGAGATTGTTAAGAAAGTGGGACTTAAGCTTCATGCTTCACTTTCTTTCCATGGATCGAAACAAACAGAGATAGGTCTTCCTGATTGGGTGGCAAAGATTGGTGATGCTGAACCAGGGATCTATTTTACAGATAGATATGGACAACAGTACAAAGATTGTTTGTCGTTTGCTGTTGATGATGTTCCTGTTCTTGATGGGAAGACTCCTATGGAGGTTTACAGAGGTTTCTGTGAGAGCTTCAAGTCTGCTTTCGCAGATTACATGGGCAACACAATCACG GGAATCACATTAGGTTTGGGACCAGACGGTGAGCTGAAATATCCTTCTCATCAACATAATGCCAAGCTCTCTGGCGCGGGAGAGTTCCAGTGTTACGACAAACACATGCTTTCTGCTCTTAAAGGCTACGCTGAATCCACTGGAAACCCTCTTTGGGGTCTCGGTGGTCCTCACGATGCTCCTGCTTACGATCAACAGCCTAATTCCTCTTCATTCTTCTCAGACGGCGGGTCATGGGAATCTCAGTACGGCGATTTCTTCTTGTCTTGGTATTCGTCTCTTCTCACCTCCCACGCAGACCGAGTCCTCTCCGTTGCTTCATCTGCATTTAGCGGGATTGGAGTGCCTCTATGTGGGAAGCTACCTCTCTTACACCAATGGCACAAGCTAAGATCTCATCCTTCTGAGTTAACAGCTGGATTCTACAGCTCTAATGGTCAGGACAGGTACGAGGCTATCGCAGAGATCTTTGCAAAGAACTCTTGTAGAATGATAATACCAGGAATGGACCTATCCGACGAGCACCAATCACCTGAATCTCTCTCGAGCCCCGAGTCATTACTTGGCCACATCAAAACTTCCTGCAAGAAACAAGGAGTCGTTGTCTCAGGGCAAAACTCATCCACCCCGGTTCCTGGTGGGTTTGAGAGGATCGTTGAGAATCTGAAGGATGAGAATGTAGGAATTGATCTGTTCACTTACCAGAGAATGGGAgcacttttcttctctccagAGCATTTCCATGCTTTCACAGTCTTTGTCCGGAACCTGAGCCAATTCGAGTTGTCCTCAGACGATCAAGCCTCAGAGGCTGAGGTTGAGGCCGAGACAGCTAGCATAGGTTCAGGCACTGGTGCACCTAGTTTGCAAACCGCTTAA